ATGGTAGATAGAGCCGCTGCACCACCGTCAGAAATGATTTGTCCAGCGGATTGATAGTCAGTGCCGGGAAGTGAGATGTATTGTGAGGTAGCACCCGCATTACGGATTGCAGTAACAACAGCCTGCACGGTACCCGCCCAGGTGGTGATGTTAACATCGTGCGGCTCATTCATAGTGCCAAACCATATCCTGGGTTCCGAGGCATACTTGGTCGCTATTTGTGTCCAAAGGCTGACAAACTGAGCGTTTGTAGGGCCTCCCTGGCCAATGATTTTGCCATTCCAGCGAGCATAGTTGTGGATGTCGATGATGCAGTATGCACCCGTGGCAAGACATCCCTGGACGAGTTGATCATAATAGCCCAGGTTGGTGGCGTCCAAGGTGCCGCCAAGGTTGGCATTCACTAGATACTGCCAGCTGACGGGCAAGCGGAAAATATTGAAACCATCGTCCTTCACAAAGTGCTGCATCTGGCCAACGCCATCTGGATAGTTGTTCGCGCCATCATAATTCTTGAGTGGCGGATAGGCACCAGATACGTTGCAGGTTCCGTCGGTTGAGCAACTGAAGTCGAACCCAGCAATGTTAATACCTGCAAATCGGACGCCCGAGCTGGGCGGTGGAATCGAAGTTGCTGAGGTGGttcttgatgctgatgttgtggttgttgctgatgttgatgcaAGAGTGGTGCGGGTGCTGGTGATTATGCCGGTAGCAGGAATACATTGGGCGTAGTATGAGTTCAatgttgagcagcttgtccCAGAAGTACAGCTTGTCGGACCACTGTAGCCTATTCCTCCGCATTGCCCCCAGGTGGTCTGTTGTTGTGCTACGACACCACTTGCTCCGAGATATAGATAGGCTGCGAGCAGCCGTGAAGCCTTGTTGTTTGTCATGGTAATTCTGGTGATAGAGATAATATGAAGAGGCTATGGATTCTTGGCGTTGTTTATGAGttcaagagatgaaaagggATAGATcttcaactcaactcaaagAAGATCCCAATGACATTATCGCTGCCCTGAAAAATATTGGACTTCATAGTTGCTTTATATATGTCTGTTTAGGCTATTAACTCATTAAGGTGACATTGAAGAAGCGCCTTGAATACTTGAAATCCCTGGCTGGACAGCTGCGCGGAACAATAGTGCCATGTGAATGTTTCAAAACAAACTGGATTGTCTAATACTCTAGCAAGGCACATCAATAGCATCTCATCCTAATACATTCGGCGCTTTCACAACGGCGGCTGGGAGAATTATGGCTGAATTGAAGTCATTCAGCCATTGAGCCTCGGGCAAGAGGACCGCCTGGGTCACATCGGCCCTGGCTACGGAATATTGCCGAAATTAAATCGTCTTCTCGTGGTAGCCAGAATCGAGGCTTtttctcaaagaaaaagtaGAAAAGAAAGGCGCTTCGGAGTAATACACCATAAACCCTGCCGCTGTCGACGGGCGGCAAAATTGTTCAGATGATAACCTGTAACCCTACACGGCCTTTGAAATCCGAATCAGAATTAGCCAATTAGAAAAGTCGTTAATTCTTAATTCAGCCGAATGAGACATCGCTGGCTAAAGctcattcttctttctcctgCTTAGAGTGGCTAGGGCTATGAAGGGCAGTTAATGCGCTTCTTCTGAGAAAGATGACAAAGCTATTTGAAGCCCGCAGTTGCGGAGGTAAGAGTGTTGTGCTACAACCAAGGCGAAATAACAATCGCAATAGTCTGGGCGGCTTAAAACTCCAGAAGTTGGTATCTAATTGCATTTATCATTCATACAAAGCGCTTATGCGAATAATCTAAACAGACTCAACAAACGGCAATGAACAATTCGGGATGCTATGAGCTCTTGGTCAAAATCCAGGCTCTGCTCTTCTGAGAGCCTTGGGATGGGAGATGGTTTATTTGGAGTCGCATGGTTTCGTTTACAGGAG
This genomic stretch from Trichoderma breve strain T069 chromosome 1, whole genome shotgun sequence harbors:
- a CDS encoding cellulase (glycosyl hydrolase family 5) domain-containing protein, yielding MTNNKASRLLAAYLYLGASGVVAQQQTTWGQCGGIGYSGPTSCTSGTSCSTLNSYYAQCIPATGIITSTRTTLASTSATTTTSASRTTSATSIPPPSSGVRFAGINIAGFDFSCSTDGTCNVSGAYPPLKNYDGANNYPDGVGQMQHFVKDDGFNIFRLPVSWQYLVNANLGGTLDATNLGYYDQLVQGCLATGAYCIIDIHNYARWNGKIIGQGGPTNAQFVSLWTQIATKYASEPRIWFGTMNEPHDVNITTWAGTVQAVVTAIRNAGATSQYISLPGTDYQSAGQIISDGGAAALSTIKNPDGSTTNLIFDVHKYLDSDNSGTNSICVTDNVDSAFAPLATWLRTNKRQAILTETGGGNTPSCEQYMCQQIQYLNQNSDVYMGYVGWAAGSFDPGYPLAETPVQASSGAWTDQPLVSMCLAR